One window from the genome of Rhodobacteraceae bacterium S2214 encodes:
- the urtA gene encoding urea ABC transporter substrate-binding protein — translation MSDKPISKNNAAMSRRAMMASSAAFGAALFAPSGLRAQDYATADVSTTGLAVTDDTVTIGILHSITGTMAISETGSVQAEKLAIKQINEMGGVLGRQIEVIQEDGASDWPTFAEKARKLLVNDKVASVMGCWTSASRKAVLPVFEQNNGFLYYPTFYEGLEQSPNVIYTGQEATQQIIAGLDWVKETKGANSFYLLGSDYIWPRTSNKIARKHIEDFLGGEVVGEDYYPLGHTQFNSVINKIRLRKPDVIYAIVVGGSNVAFYKQLKAAGIDMTAEDPILLTISVTEDEILGIGGENMEGAYACMKYFQSLDNPNNAAFVTAFKEMWGEDIVIGDVTQAAYLGPWLWKAAVEKAGSFDVDKVREAQIGIELDTAPEGYVKVHENHHLWSKTRVGLAKPDGQYEVVFETADLVEPDPFPEGYQ, via the coding sequence ATGAGCCGCCGCGCCATGATGGCAAGCTCTGCCGCGTTTGGCGCTGCATTGTTTGCGCCATCGGGGCTGCGTGCGCAGGATTATGCAACGGCTGACGTCAGCACTACCGGCCTTGCGGTAACCGACGATACTGTGACGATCGGCATTCTACATTCGATCACAGGCACGATGGCAATTTCAGAGACCGGATCTGTACAGGCTGAAAAACTGGCCATCAAGCAGATCAACGAAATGGGCGGTGTTCTGGGTCGTCAGATCGAAGTGATCCAAGAAGACGGTGCATCGGACTGGCCGACCTTCGCGGAAAAGGCTCGTAAACTGCTCGTCAATGACAAGGTGGCCTCGGTCATGGGCTGCTGGACCTCTGCCAGCCGCAAAGCGGTGCTGCCTGTGTTCGAACAAAACAACGGCTTTTTGTACTATCCAACCTTCTATGAAGGCCTCGAGCAAAGCCCCAACGTCATCTACACCGGGCAAGAGGCCACACAGCAGATCATCGCGGGACTTGATTGGGTCAAGGAAACGAAGGGCGCGAATTCCTTCTATCTGCTGGGGTCCGATTACATCTGGCCACGCACATCCAACAAAATTGCGCGCAAGCATATCGAAGACTTCCTTGGCGGCGAGGTCGTCGGCGAAGATTACTATCCACTGGGTCACACGCAATTCAACTCTGTCATTAACAAAATCCGCCTGCGTAAACCCGACGTGATTTATGCCATTGTTGTTGGTGGGTCGAACGTTGCCTTCTATAAGCAGCTGAAAGCGGCTGGCATTGATATGACAGCCGAAGACCCGATCCTGTTGACCATCTCGGTCACCGAGGATGAGATTTTGGGCATCGGCGGCGAGAACATGGAAGGCGCGTATGCCTGCATGAAGTACTTCCAATCGCTCGATAACCCGAACAACGCAGCATTTGTGACTGCCTTCAAAGAGATGTGGGGCGAGGACATCGTGATTGGCGATGTAACGCAGGCCGCCTATCTTGGCCCATGGCTGTGGAAAGCCGCCGTCGAAAAGGCCGGGTCTTTTGACGTGGACAAGGTCCGCGAAGCCCAAATCGGGATCGAGTTGGACACAGCTCCCGAAGGTTACGTCAAAGTCCACGAAAACCATCATTTGTGGTCCAAAACCCGCGTTGGTTTGGCCAAGCCTGATGGACAGTACGAAGTGGTGTTTGAGACGGCTGATCTGGTTGAGCCTGACCCTTTCCCAGAGGGCTATCAGTAA
- the urtB gene encoding urea ABC transporter permease subunit UrtB translates to MFSDFTTAELGAIFAMQGFAGLILFSVFVLMALGLAIIFGQMGVINMAHGEFMILGAYVTYFVSIFFADYMPALFSGYFFVAMLLAFIASGALGLLVEWSIIRHLYKRPLDTLLATWGLSLILQQLYRTAFGAREVGVTIPSWMMGSMPITDMVEVPINGIFVMILAVSISLAVYFMMFRSNWGKQVRAINQNRVMAGAVGINTEWTDRLTFGIGCGVAGVAGSAFTMIGSTGPTAGQLYIVDTFLVVVFGGAGSILGTIASAFSISQAQSIMEFFLSGSMAKVLTLLVVVGILMIRPQGLFSLKLRK, encoded by the coding sequence ATGTTTTCCGACTTTACGACGGCCGAGCTCGGCGCGATTTTTGCGATGCAGGGCTTTGCCGGCCTGATCTTGTTCTCTGTTTTTGTGCTGATGGCGCTTGGACTTGCGATCATCTTTGGCCAAATGGGCGTGATCAACATGGCCCATGGCGAGTTCATGATCCTTGGTGCTTATGTCACCTACTTTGTCTCAATCTTCTTTGCCGATTACATGCCCGCCTTATTTAGCGGCTATTTCTTTGTGGCGATGCTGCTGGCCTTCATCGCCTCTGGCGCGCTGGGGCTGCTGGTCGAGTGGTCTATCATCCGCCACCTTTACAAACGTCCGCTTGATACCCTGCTGGCGACGTGGGGCCTGAGCCTGATTTTGCAGCAACTTTATCGGACAGCCTTTGGTGCCCGAGAAGTCGGCGTGACCATTCCAAGTTGGATGATGGGATCCATGCCTATCACGGACATGGTCGAGGTTCCAATAAACGGGATCTTCGTGATGATCTTGGCCGTGAGCATTTCACTGGCGGTCTATTTCATGATGTTCCGCTCTAACTGGGGCAAGCAGGTGCGGGCGATTAACCAGAACCGTGTGATGGCGGGGGCCGTGGGGATCAACACCGAATGGACCGACAGGCTGACCTTTGGCATTGGCTGCGGGGTGGCGGGTGTTGCCGGGTCTGCCTTTACGATGATCGGATCAACCGGACCGACGGCGGGGCAGCTTTACATCGTTGATACCTTCCTTGTTGTAGTCTTTGGCGGCGCGGGCAGCATTCTTGGCACCATCGCATCCGCTTTTTCGATCTCTCAGGCGCAGTCGATCATGGAGTTCTTCCTGTCCGGCTCTATGGCCAAGGTCCTCACGCTGTTGGTGGTGGTTGGCATCCTGATGATCCGCCCGCAGGGGCTCTTCTCCTTGAAGCTTCGCAAGTAA
- the urtC gene encoding urea ABC transporter permease subunit UrtC translates to MTISKNALFTRQEWIGFVVLAAIILLILPALLDNFRLNLFGKYLTYAFVAIGLALCWGAGGILSLGQGVFFGLGGYCMAMFLKLEASTPENTSIQSTPGIPDFMDWNQLTELPGWWQPFYSLTFALVAVVLVPVIFALIIGVAMFRRRVGGVYFAIITQAFAAILTILIIGQQGYTGGVNGITDLRTLKGWDIRTDSAKEILYYVNGVLLLAVLFIAHCVRKSKLGRVLIAMRDQEDRVRFSGYDVASFKIFIFCLGAAFAGIGGAMFTLQVGFMSPTLVGIVPSIEMVIFCAVGGRLSIQGAIYGALLVNWAKTSFSESFPELWLFGLGGLFIAVVMLFPNGLAGIWSEKIMPQINRLWTQRRKTTPQTTAKEGAVS, encoded by the coding sequence ATGACCATTTCAAAAAACGCCCTGTTCACACGACAAGAATGGATCGGATTTGTCGTCCTGGCGGCGATTATTCTGCTGATCCTGCCGGCTCTCTTGGACAACTTTCGTCTTAATCTGTTCGGCAAATACCTGACCTATGCCTTTGTGGCGATTGGTCTGGCCCTGTGCTGGGGCGCTGGCGGGATCCTAAGCCTTGGGCAAGGCGTGTTCTTTGGGCTTGGCGGCTACTGCATGGCCATGTTCCTGAAGCTAGAGGCGTCGACACCTGAAAATACGTCAATCCAATCCACGCCGGGCATCCCCGACTTTATGGATTGGAACCAGCTGACCGAACTGCCGGGCTGGTGGCAGCCGTTCTACAGCCTGACGTTCGCGCTGGTTGCTGTTGTGCTTGTGCCTGTCATCTTTGCGCTGATCATTGGGGTGGCCATGTTCCGGCGGCGCGTGGGCGGGGTGTATTTCGCGATCATCACACAGGCCTTTGCCGCGATCCTAACTATTTTGATCATTGGCCAGCAAGGCTATACCGGTGGCGTCAACGGCATCACGGACCTGCGCACGCTGAAAGGCTGGGATATACGGACCGATAGCGCCAAGGAGATCCTGTATTACGTGAATGGCGTGCTGCTGCTGGCAGTGCTGTTTATCGCCCATTGCGTGCGCAAATCGAAACTCGGTCGCGTGCTGATCGCCATGCGCGATCAAGAGGATCGGGTGCGGTTCTCAGGCTATGATGTGGCCAGTTTCAAAATCTTTATCTTTTGCCTCGGGGCTGCTTTTGCTGGGATCGGTGGCGCGATGTTCACGCTGCAAGTGGGCTTTATGTCGCCGACACTTGTCGGGATTGTTCCATCAATTGAAATGGTGATCTTTTGTGCCGTGGGCGGGCGCTTGTCGATCCAGGGCGCAATCTATGGGGCGTTGCTGGTGAACTGGGCCAAGACCAGCTTTTCCGAAAGCTTCCCAGAGCTGTGGCTCTTTGGGCTGGGCGGATTGTTCATCGCGGTTGTGATGCTTTTTCCCAACGGGCTTGCGGGCATTTGGTCAGAAAAAATCATGCCCCAGATCAACAGGCTATGGACCCAACGCCGCAAGACCACTCCTCAAACGACAGCAAAAGAAGGAGCCGTGTCATGA
- the urtD gene encoding urea ABC transporter ATP-binding protein UrtD has product MMAQERYLLKVEGLTVSFDGFKAVDDLSFYVEPNECRVIIGPNGAGKTTVLDLICGRTKATDGSVKFKTHELLKMREDQIVHAGVGRKFQTPSVYEDLSVFENLEISYPKGYSVFGALTFQRNADVSARIQEIAETIFLADLLSEKAAFLSHGQKQWLEIGMLLIQDPELLMLDEPVAGMSVAERKKTAELLNRIIKDRSVIVIEHDMGFVADIATRVNVLHQGKMLSEGSMAHVQADPKVIEVYLGH; this is encoded by the coding sequence ATGATGGCCCAAGAACGCTATTTGCTGAAGGTCGAGGGGCTGACCGTATCCTTTGACGGTTTCAAAGCCGTCGACGATCTAAGCTTTTACGTCGAACCAAACGAATGCCGTGTGATCATTGGCCCCAACGGGGCGGGCAAGACCACGGTGCTGGACCTGATCTGCGGGCGCACAAAGGCGACTGACGGATCGGTGAAATTCAAGACCCACGAATTGCTGAAAATGCGCGAAGACCAGATCGTACATGCAGGTGTGGGGCGCAAATTTCAGACGCCATCAGTCTACGAAGATCTGTCAGTATTTGAAAACCTCGAGATCAGCTATCCCAAGGGCTACAGCGTTTTTGGCGCGCTGACCTTCCAACGCAATGCGGATGTGAGCGCCCGCATTCAAGAAATCGCCGAGACGATCTTTCTTGCCGATCTGCTGTCGGAAAAAGCGGCGTTCCTCAGCCACGGGCAGAAGCAATGGCTCGAGATTGGGATGCTGCTTATTCAGGACCCAGAATTGTTGATGTTGGACGAGCCGGTGGCGGGCATGTCCGTCGCTGAGCGCAAGAAAACCGCAGAACTTTTGAACCGTATCATCAAGGACCGGTCGGTCATCGTGATCGAACACGACATGGGGTTCGTTGCCGACATCGCGACACGCGTCAACGTGCTGCACCAGGGCAAAATGCTGTCCGAAGGGTCAATGGCGCATGTGCAAGCCGACCCCAAAGTCATCGAAGTCTATCTGGGCCATTAG
- the urtE gene encoding urea ABC transporter ATP-binding subunit UrtE — MLNVNKLCAAYGESEVLHGLDLDVPAGEIVAIMGRNGMGKTTLMKTLMGIVGEKSGDVSVDSTAVTGLKSHQRVAKGIAYVPQGRMIFSAMTVQENVETGLTVTGQSRVPDDIYELFPVLLEMKSRRGGNLSGGQQQQLAIARALASNPKVLLLDEPTEGIQPSIIREMARTLRKIRDQKGLTIVVSEQVLSFALDVADRVMVIENGTFVHDSPRDGIDEAQVSKFLSV, encoded by the coding sequence ATGTTGAATGTGAATAAATTGTGTGCGGCCTATGGGGAATCCGAGGTTCTGCACGGTCTTGATCTAGATGTGCCCGCAGGCGAGATCGTCGCGATCATGGGGCGCAACGGGATGGGCAAAACCACCCTGATGAAAACCCTGATGGGCATTGTTGGTGAGAAATCCGGCGATGTCTCGGTGGATAGCACAGCTGTCACTGGCCTCAAATCGCACCAGCGTGTGGCCAAGGGGATCGCCTATGTGCCGCAGGGCCGGATGATCTTTTCGGCGATGACCGTGCAGGAAAACGTCGAAACCGGCCTGACGGTCACAGGGCAAAGCCGGGTGCCCGATGACATCTACGAATTGTTCCCGGTGCTGCTGGAAATGAAATCGCGTCGGGGTGGCAACCTGTCAGGGGGACAACAGCAGCAATTGGCGATTGCGCGCGCTTTGGCGTCCAACCCCAAGGTCTTGCTGCTGGATGAGCCGACTGAGGGTATCCAGCCGTCAATCATTCGCGAAATGGCCCGCACATTACGCAAAATCCGCGACCAAAAGGGGCTAACCATAGTCGTTTCTGAACAAGTGCTCAGCTTTGCGCTTGATGTCGCGGATCGGGTGATGGTGATCGAAAACGGCACCTTTGTGCATGACAGCCCCCGCGACGGCATCGACGAGGCGCAGGTCTCAAAGTTTCTCTCCGTTTAA
- a CDS encoding acetamidase/formamidase family protein yields MADTLISVDLSESPHTNENIHNRWHPDIPINVWVEPGDDFKIETYDWTGGQIKNDDDASDVRDVELEQVHYLSGPIGVKGAAPGDLLVVEILDIGAVEEMNWGFNGFFSKKNGGGFLTEHFPAAQKSIWDFDGMFTKSRHVPGVKYAGLIHPGLIGCLPDRKMLDLWNTRETKLFNTEPDREPPLAALPNTQSAHMGAMKGDARDAAAAEAARTVPPREHGGNCDIKDLSRGCKIYFPVYVDGAGLSMGDLHFSQGDGEITFCGAIEMAGWLHLKVEVIKDGMAKYGVKNPIFKPSPITPKYDDFLIFEGISVDETGEQHYLDVHIAYRQACLNAIEYLKKFGYTGAQAYSILGTAPVQGHISGVVDIPNACATLWLPNDIFEWDMMPNADGPTKYLDGSVDMPIAHDL; encoded by the coding sequence ATGGCGGACACACTCATTTCGGTGGACCTAAGCGAAAGCCCCCACACCAATGAAAACATCCACAACCGCTGGCATCCCGACATTCCGATTAATGTCTGGGTTGAACCGGGTGATGATTTCAAGATCGAGACCTATGACTGGACCGGCGGGCAGATCAAGAATGACGACGATGCATCCGATGTGCGCGATGTCGAGCTGGAACAGGTTCATTATCTGTCCGGCCCGATTGGGGTCAAAGGGGCTGCACCGGGCGATCTGTTGGTGGTCGAAATCCTTGATATTGGCGCCGTTGAAGAGATGAACTGGGGCTTTAACGGCTTCTTTTCGAAAAAGAACGGTGGCGGTTTCTTGACCGAACATTTCCCAGCAGCGCAAAAGTCGATCTGGGATTTTGACGGCATGTTCACCAAGTCCCGCCATGTGCCAGGCGTTAAATATGCAGGCCTGATCCACCCCGGCCTGATCGGCTGTTTGCCGGATCGCAAAATGCTGGATTTGTGGAATACCCGCGAAACCAAGCTGTTCAACACCGAACCCGACCGCGAGCCGCCCCTTGCCGCACTGCCTAACACGCAAAGCGCGCATATGGGGGCCATGAAAGGTGACGCCCGTGATGCCGCCGCCGCAGAGGCCGCCCGGACCGTGCCGCCACGTGAACACGGCGGGAACTGCGACATCAAAGATCTCAGCCGTGGCTGCAAAATCTACTTTCCAGTCTACGTGGACGGCGCGGGCCTTTCGATGGGTGACTTGCACTTTAGCCAAGGTGACGGGGAAATCACCTTTTGCGGCGCGATCGAGATGGCGGGTTGGTTGCATCTGAAGGTCGAGGTGATCAAAGATGGCATGGCGAAATACGGCGTCAAGAACCCGATATTCAAGCCATCACCAATCACGCCAAAATACGATGACTTTTTGATTTTCGAAGGTATTAGCGTCGATGAAACCGGCGAACAGCATTACTTGGATGTTCATATCGCCTACCGTCAGGCCTGTCTGAACGCGATCGAATACCTCAAGAAATTTGGGTATACGGGCGCGCAGGCCTATTCGATTTTGGGGACAGCCCCTGTACAGGGCCATATCTCGGGTGTGGTCGATATTCCCAATGCCTGTGCAACGCTGTGGCTGCCCAATGACATTTTCGAATGGGACATGATGCCCAACGCGGATGGGCCGACCAAGTATCTTGATGGCTCGGTCGATATGCCCATCGCGCACGATCTATGA
- a CDS encoding zinc ribbon domain-containing protein, with protein MPVYEYACADCGPFEAIERMSNCAEPNNCPDCGATSPRVMLTAPNVSFVSQSTRISHLTNERSADSPKRTSTHGPGCGCCGGGKMKNSKTLHRPDGSKSFPTKRPWMISH; from the coding sequence ATGCCCGTCTACGAATACGCCTGCGCCGACTGTGGCCCGTTTGAAGCGATTGAACGGATGAGCAATTGCGCAGAACCCAACAATTGCCCTGACTGCGGGGCAACGTCGCCTCGCGTGATGTTGACCGCACCGAACGTCTCTTTTGTCAGTCAAAGCACCCGCATTAGTCACCTGACGAACGAACGCAGCGCAGATAGCCCCAAACGCACAAGCACCCATGGGCCGGGGTGCGGATGCTGTGGGGGCGGAAAAATGAAGAACAGCAAAACCCTGCATCGCCCAGACGGATCGAAGAGCTTTCCGACAAAACGGCCTTGGATGATCTCGCACTAG
- a CDS encoding B12-binding domain-containing radical SAM protein, giving the protein MLDSSVSRHLRCLFIGFQDQDNLGLRYLMSSAQSAGHDTEIQTFEADPRPILEAVRQKKPDFIGFSLIFQFMTRQFADVIEALREAGVTAHISVGGHFPSFNHQSVMDAAPGIDSVIRFEGEATMTDLLAALATDQDWSKIPGLAARLLSGDVRSNPLRGQIMELDTLPWPERADIAYERADQPTAAILGSRGCPWNCDFCSIRPFYEAQEGSLRRLRSPKDVVEEMRHLFHDRGVALFLFQDDDFLATGSRARQWAGEIADRIAESDIGGHVAWKMSCRSDELRPDIIAQMKRGGLTHVYMGVESGDETGLKNMNKLLKPEKHIAAGNMLRDAGLSFDFGFMLLDPWSDFVQVRNNIDFLDAFVGDGWSVAGFCRMLPYAGTPIEKRLGKEGRLIGTEQEPDYRFLDTKLDRFYAWMLETFHTRNFTTEGLSHILRGMVFESRIQVDHAAWMSREETRWLQYIVSRSNKTATTALRLAVDYFEETPYDEIAVHSGYLAILTEREKAEEQILTRQLEAFWNEPERRTRRRARQDARLAGGFDQSWTFAENEFEARGVGVR; this is encoded by the coding sequence ATGCTAGACAGTTCCGTTTCCCGCCATTTGAGATGCCTCTTCATTGGCTTCCAAGATCAAGACAACCTTGGTTTGCGTTACCTAATGTCCTCAGCTCAGTCCGCTGGCCACGATACAGAAATTCAAACATTCGAAGCAGATCCAAGGCCAATCCTAGAAGCTGTTCGTCAAAAGAAGCCGGATTTCATAGGCTTTTCACTCATCTTTCAATTCATGACTCGCCAGTTTGCAGACGTCATTGAAGCATTACGCGAAGCTGGTGTGACAGCACATATTTCAGTCGGTGGCCATTTTCCGTCCTTCAATCATCAAAGCGTTATGGACGCCGCGCCCGGAATCGACAGCGTCATCCGTTTCGAAGGTGAAGCAACCATGACAGACCTTTTAGCTGCGTTGGCAACAGACCAGGATTGGTCAAAAATACCGGGGCTTGCGGCAAGACTGCTTTCAGGCGACGTCCGTTCAAATCCACTGCGCGGTCAAATCATGGAACTCGACACGTTGCCATGGCCTGAACGCGCTGACATTGCTTATGAGCGTGCGGATCAACCCACAGCTGCGATCTTGGGGTCTCGCGGCTGTCCTTGGAATTGTGACTTCTGCTCCATCCGACCCTTTTATGAGGCTCAAGAAGGGTCCCTTCGGCGCCTACGATCTCCGAAAGACGTCGTCGAAGAAATGCGTCACCTGTTTCATGATCGTGGGGTTGCACTGTTCCTCTTTCAAGACGATGACTTTCTAGCAACCGGTTCAAGGGCGCGGCAATGGGCCGGTGAAATTGCAGACCGCATTGCTGAGAGCGATATAGGCGGACATGTAGCCTGGAAAATGTCCTGTCGTTCTGATGAGCTACGGCCTGATATCATTGCTCAGATGAAACGTGGTGGTCTCACGCATGTTTACATGGGTGTAGAGTCCGGGGACGAGACCGGACTAAAGAACATGAACAAGCTCTTAAAGCCTGAAAAACACATTGCCGCCGGCAACATGCTGCGTGACGCGGGACTGAGTTTCGATTTTGGGTTCATGCTTTTGGATCCGTGGTCTGATTTCGTCCAAGTTAGAAACAACATCGATTTCTTGGATGCTTTTGTCGGTGACGGTTGGTCAGTCGCTGGCTTCTGCCGGATGCTCCCTTATGCGGGGACACCGATTGAAAAGCGACTTGGAAAGGAAGGCAGGCTAATCGGCACCGAGCAAGAACCTGACTATCGATTCCTGGACACCAAGCTGGACAGGTTTTATGCTTGGATGCTTGAGACGTTTCATACGCGAAATTTCACTACAGAAGGGCTGTCTCATATTTTACGTGGCATGGTCTTTGAAAGCCGTATCCAAGTTGATCATGCGGCTTGGATGTCACGAGAAGAAACGCGTTGGTTACAATATATCGTGTCCCGATCAAACAAAACTGCGACAACAGCTTTGCGGCTCGCCGTCGATTACTTTGAAGAAACACCTTACGATGAAATCGCTGTGCACTCAGGTTATCTCGCAATTCTAACCGAACGTGAGAAGGCAGAAGAACAAATTCTAACGCGTCAGCTTGAAGCCTTTTGGAACGAACCAGAGCGGAGAACGCGACGCCGTGCTAGGCAAGATGCTAGACTTGCAGGCGGCTTTGATCAGTCTTGGACCTTTGCTGAAAACGAATTTGAAGCGCGAGGTGTTGGCGTTCGTTGA
- a CDS encoding alpha/beta hydrolase, producing MKQRQKGRNISLCLSGGGFRATYFHLGMIDYLRSTGRLSQVKNIYAVSGGSITAAFLVLNWDRFTGTQESYEKACAELVHFGQRDLRGRIIRRWILFSPLRLVPFIRHRFSRLGLLQRYYDHLFNKAVLRDLAVSPQQPALKVLSTSMTTGNLCSFDSAGVEVTFGGENRRFTTQLVPLSFAVAASSAFPPMFPPLELKRKDINASAEKFQLESDFLTDGGVYDNLGIRKLMQSEPSETGDRVCLISDASGAFDWNPDSSFSFVFDRTIRTTDILMKRVADLEADNWSALAGPGERNLIYVGISNVVSAEDHGDAQTSDVQKAVAQIRTDLDSFSDIEVTSLIRHGHEVARKELDPSGQDTPLVGTIAKNYGQRRLTGGAIQRSVNHLRRSRRRRFGLFNRSDPASWAISLGFLIFAALPLLPAYVVNQSRLAAVEETKQLRDVIEGFSEPFDVSFATSRTYNPAARRFTGQMASLLTYGRATVALPPDYDFSPIEMNRAILQDPRNIVGLININETSLTDFQNLLAVDDADRQGGVLIYVHDFNTSLGDSIKTTAYLNQVLELNGKIVLFSWPSAESVMRYSADALTAERSATHLAGVIHAIKASGYETINVMGAGLGGDLVAAALPLLESAADEAPLLDEVVFLWPHRDSVSLEETVAAAADVAGRFTLYTTQARWVRSLKVLSGEGNTSAQRQTKGLTGINTINVQGDIWPIDDLRETLAGTAVELRRQLKRGQDQTWSIEAEKVEE from the coding sequence ATGAAACAGCGCCAAAAAGGCCGCAACATCAGTCTCTGTTTATCTGGTGGTGGATTCCGTGCGACTTACTTTCACCTTGGGATGATCGATTACCTCCGCAGCACGGGAAGGTTGAGCCAGGTCAAAAATATCTATGCCGTGTCCGGCGGGAGCATTACAGCGGCATTTCTCGTTCTGAATTGGGACCGCTTCACTGGGACACAGGAAAGTTATGAAAAGGCCTGCGCGGAGCTGGTTCACTTTGGGCAACGTGATCTGAGAGGGCGGATCATACGTCGATGGATATTGTTCAGTCCACTTCGGTTGGTGCCATTCATTCGACACCGGTTTTCGCGCCTTGGGCTGTTGCAACGCTATTACGACCACCTGTTCAACAAAGCCGTGTTACGTGATTTGGCCGTGAGCCCGCAGCAACCTGCTCTGAAAGTCCTTTCCACCAGCATGACCACCGGGAATCTCTGCTCTTTTGACAGTGCGGGGGTTGAGGTCACGTTCGGGGGGGAGAACCGCCGTTTCACGACACAGCTTGTCCCGTTGTCCTTCGCAGTGGCTGCATCTTCGGCATTTCCGCCAATGTTTCCACCGCTCGAATTAAAGCGAAAAGACATCAATGCCAGCGCTGAGAAGTTCCAACTCGAAAGCGATTTCCTGACGGATGGTGGTGTCTATGACAACCTCGGAATACGCAAACTGATGCAGTCCGAACCTTCAGAGACGGGCGACCGGGTATGCCTCATTTCCGACGCCTCCGGTGCATTTGACTGGAACCCCGACAGCAGTTTTTCCTTTGTTTTCGACCGTACAATCAGGACTACCGATATCCTGATGAAGCGTGTGGCGGACCTGGAGGCAGACAATTGGTCTGCGTTGGCCGGTCCAGGTGAGCGGAACCTGATCTACGTCGGAATATCTAATGTGGTTTCAGCCGAGGATCACGGCGACGCGCAAACATCCGACGTCCAAAAAGCTGTGGCTCAGATCAGAACGGATCTCGATTCCTTTTCGGACATCGAAGTCACGTCCCTGATACGGCACGGCCATGAAGTCGCCAGAAAAGAGCTGGACCCTTCCGGTCAAGATACGCCACTCGTGGGAACCATTGCAAAAAATTACGGGCAGCGTCGACTAACCGGCGGCGCCATTCAAAGGAGCGTCAACCACCTTAGACGGTCACGGCGAAGACGCTTTGGCCTTTTTAACCGATCTGATCCGGCAAGCTGGGCGATTTCACTTGGGTTTCTGATCTTCGCGGCGCTGCCTTTGTTGCCAGCTTACGTGGTAAATCAATCACGGCTTGCAGCTGTGGAGGAAACAAAGCAACTGCGCGATGTCATTGAAGGGTTTTCCGAGCCATTCGACGTGAGTTTTGCGACGTCAAGGACTTACAACCCCGCGGCGAGACGCTTCACTGGCCAGATGGCGTCGTTGCTCACATATGGCCGGGCGACCGTGGCTTTGCCTCCGGATTACGACTTTAGCCCAATCGAAATGAATAGGGCCATTTTGCAGGACCCGAGGAACATCGTAGGGCTGATCAACATCAACGAAACAAGTCTGACCGATTTCCAGAACCTACTTGCCGTTGACGACGCAGATCGGCAAGGTGGCGTGCTGATCTACGTGCACGACTTCAACACATCGCTGGGCGATTCCATAAAGACGACAGCCTATCTCAACCAAGTATTGGAACTAAACGGAAAAATCGTCCTGTTTTCATGGCCGTCAGCAGAAAGTGTGATGCGTTACAGCGCTGATGCGCTGACGGCAGAGCGTTCGGCAACACATCTGGCGGGAGTCATACACGCGATCAAGGCGTCCGGGTATGAAACAATCAATGTGATGGGCGCAGGCCTGGGAGGTGACCTTGTTGCCGCCGCCTTGCCTCTACTTGAGAGCGCAGCCGATGAGGCACCCTTGCTAGACGAAGTTGTCTTTCTTTGGCCTCATCGAGACAGCGTGTCGCTGGAAGAAACAGTTGCCGCCGCCGCTGACGTTGCGGGCCGGTTCACGCTCTATACAACCCAGGCGAGGTGGGTGAGGTCGTTAAAAGTGTTATCTGGTGAAGGGAACACGAGCGCCCAGCGACAGACGAAAGGATTGACGGGAATCAACACGATCAACGTCCAAGGAGATATATGGCCGATTGATGATCTTCGCGAAACTTTGGCCGGCACCGCAGTCGAACTGAGACGTCAACTAAAGCGAGGACAGGATCAGACCTGGTCTATTGAGGCCGAAAAAGTTGAGGAGTAG